The Aggregatilinea lenta genome includes a region encoding these proteins:
- a CDS encoding Gfo/Idh/MocA family protein, which translates to MDKVRLGIIGSGFISNLHVNSLQRLPEAEVVAVASPTPGKARAFADEHGIPDAYESYEAILKRDDIDAITVGVPNDLHEEVVVAAAQAGKHVLCDKPLARSLPEGERMMAAVHAAGVKLVYGEMLCFAPKYVRAKKLIQEGALGKVFLVKQNEEHDGPHSPWFWDVNRSGGGALLDMGCHSIEFARWILDRPQVRSVQATMGRFMHPEKTRAEDHSIVVIEFENDVIAIAENSWAKTGGLDDRCEIYGTLGNTRADLVQGVGLRTHSKVGYGYAVEKAGSTVGWSFTGFEEEWTHGFPQEMQHFVNVVLGREEPMETGEDGLEVLRIIYAAYQSAGEGRRIEWPYTPPDVEKPVDLWLNA; encoded by the coding sequence ATGGACAAAGTACGTTTGGGCATCATCGGGAGCGGCTTTATTTCCAACCTGCACGTCAACAGCTTGCAGCGCCTGCCGGAAGCGGAGGTCGTCGCCGTCGCCAGCCCGACGCCGGGTAAGGCGCGTGCGTTCGCGGATGAGCACGGCATCCCCGACGCCTATGAGAGCTACGAAGCGATTTTGAAGCGCGACGACATCGACGCGATCACGGTCGGCGTCCCCAACGATCTGCACGAGGAAGTCGTCGTCGCGGCGGCTCAGGCGGGCAAGCACGTTCTGTGCGACAAACCCCTGGCGCGCAGCCTGCCCGAAGGCGAGCGCATGATGGCGGCGGTCCATGCGGCGGGCGTGAAGCTGGTGTATGGCGAGATGCTGTGCTTCGCGCCGAAGTACGTGCGGGCCAAGAAGCTGATCCAGGAGGGCGCGCTGGGCAAGGTGTTCCTGGTCAAGCAGAACGAGGAGCATGATGGGCCGCATTCGCCCTGGTTTTGGGACGTGAACCGCTCCGGCGGCGGAGCGCTGCTCGACATGGGCTGCCATAGCATTGAGTTCGCGCGCTGGATTCTCGATCGCCCGCAGGTGCGCAGCGTGCAGGCCACGATGGGGCGCTTCATGCACCCCGAAAAGACGCGTGCCGAAGACCACAGTATCGTCGTGATCGAGTTCGAGAACGACGTGATTGCCATCGCCGAAAACAGTTGGGCCAAGACCGGCGGCCTCGACGATCGCTGCGAGATTTACGGCACGCTGGGCAATACGCGCGCGGATCTGGTGCAGGGCGTGGGCCTGAGAACGCACAGCAAAGTCGGGTATGGTTACGCGGTCGAAAAGGCCGGCAGCACCGTGGGTTGGTCCTTCACCGGCTTCGAAGAAGAATGGACGCACGGCTTCCCGCAGGAGATGCAGCACTTCGTGAACGTGGTGCTGGGCCGGGAAGAACCGATGGAAACCGGCGAGGACGGCCTGGAAGTGCTGCGCATCATCTACGCGGCGTACCAGTCGGCGGGCGAGGGGCGGCGTATCGAGTGGCCGTACACGCCGCCGGACGTCGAGAAGCCGGTCGATTTGTGGCTGAATGCATAG